From a region of the Agromyces ramosus genome:
- a CDS encoding acyltransferase family protein produces the protein MSTLRVPVDRDLSIDFARALCLPVVVLLHALQMGIGGDPLRAFNALDGFEPLAWATWPLMIMPVFFICGGFAAITQWRRLRGHGETVAHYVRLRVIRLARPVVSVTAAVGGVLAVMLAAGADFEFVRTFAVRLAEPLWFIPVYIACTALVPVMSTVHRHAPWAGYLGLAGGVVAVDALSRVTGLPIGPLNWLFVWLFAQQLGFGLRDGWFARCSRATLWAMAAGSYGVIVVLVTVFGYSHDMLDNLNPPTLCILALALGQVSLFALAQPAIRRAMHGRALLGGVYVFGVFGMVIYLWHTFAMAVVVGAQAVLGLPFPAVLSPAWWATRPLWVAAIGVVVALCCLVVPRLEARWPDPVERRTPLVAVVAWMAVAIAGVGVILTQGYVPWQVGVTGCLLVTGAVVALTIGGRGPRAMPEPVLAQSVIARDGDPDPRLVR, from the coding sequence ATGTCCACGCTTCGCGTCCCGGTCGACCGCGACCTTTCGATCGACTTCGCCCGTGCTCTCTGCCTGCCCGTCGTCGTGCTGCTGCATGCCCTGCAGATGGGCATCGGCGGTGATCCGCTCCGCGCGTTCAACGCGCTCGACGGCTTCGAGCCACTCGCCTGGGCGACGTGGCCGCTCATGATCATGCCGGTCTTCTTCATCTGCGGCGGCTTCGCGGCAATCACCCAGTGGCGCCGGCTTCGCGGGCACGGCGAGACGGTCGCGCACTACGTGCGGCTCCGCGTCATCCGGCTCGCTCGTCCGGTGGTCTCCGTCACCGCGGCGGTCGGCGGGGTGCTCGCGGTGATGCTCGCGGCCGGCGCCGATTTCGAGTTCGTACGAACCTTCGCGGTGCGGCTCGCCGAGCCGTTGTGGTTCATCCCGGTCTACATCGCGTGCACCGCGCTCGTGCCCGTGATGTCGACCGTCCATCGCCACGCACCGTGGGCCGGATACCTCGGGCTCGCCGGCGGTGTCGTGGCGGTCGACGCACTCTCGCGCGTGACCGGGCTGCCGATCGGCCCGCTCAACTGGCTGTTCGTGTGGTTGTTCGCACAGCAGCTGGGCTTCGGACTGCGCGACGGCTGGTTCGCGCGGTGCTCGCGGGCGACGCTCTGGGCCATGGCGGCCGGCAGCTATGGCGTCATCGTCGTGCTCGTCACGGTGTTCGGCTACTCGCACGACATGCTCGACAACCTCAACCCGCCGACCCTGTGCATCCTCGCGCTCGCGCTCGGCCAGGTCTCCCTGTTCGCGCTCGCGCAGCCCGCGATCCGCCGGGCGATGCATGGCCGGGCACTGCTCGGCGGTGTCTACGTGTTCGGCGTGTTCGGCATGGTCATCTACCTCTGGCACACGTTCGCCATGGCGGTCGTGGTCGGCGCACAGGCGGTGCTCGGTCTTCCGTTCCCGGCGGTGCTCTCGCCGGCGTGGTGGGCGACGAGGCCGCTGTGGGTCGCCGCCATCGGCGTGGTCGTCGCGCTGTGCTGCCTCGTGGTGCCCAGACTGGAGGCTCGCTGGCCCGACCCCGTCGAGCGCCGCACTCCGCTGGTCGCGGTCGTCGCGTGGATGGCGGTCGCGATCGCGGGAGTCGGCGTGATCCTCACCCAGGGCTACGTGCCGTGGCAGGTCGGCGTCACCGGCTGCCTGCTCGTGACGGGCGCGGTGGTGGCGCTCACGATCGGCGGTCGCGGGCCACGGGCGATGCCCGAACCCGTCCTGGCGCAGTCGGTGATCGCGCGGGACGGTGATCCCGACCCTAGGCTGGTGAGGTGA
- the rplQ gene encoding 50S ribosomal protein L17, with protein sequence MPKPTKGPRLGGGPAHERLMLANLAAALFTHKRITTTETKAKRLRPLAERLVTFGKRGDLHARRRVLGVIGDKTVVHELFTVIAPQVADREGGYTRITKIGNRKGDNAPMAVIELVLEPVTPKQRAAKPAAAAAPVVDEAPAEVEETTEVAEAPVADETTEVAADEAPAEEVEAK encoded by the coding sequence ATGCCGAAGCCCACGAAGGGCCCCCGCCTCGGAGGCGGCCCCGCCCACGAGCGGTTGATGCTCGCGAACCTCGCCGCTGCGTTGTTCACGCACAAGCGCATCACCACGACCGAGACGAAGGCCAAGCGCCTGCGTCCGCTCGCCGAGCGTCTGGTGACGTTCGGCAAGCGCGGTGACCTGCACGCGCGCCGTCGCGTGCTCGGGGTCATCGGCGACAAGACCGTCGTGCACGAGCTGTTCACGGTCATCGCACCGCAGGTCGCCGACCGTGAGGGCGGCTACACCCGCATCACGAAGATCGGCAACCGCAAGGGCGACAACGCCCCCATGGCGGTCATCGAGCTCGTGCTCGAGCCCGTCACGCCGAAGCAGCGCGCCGCGAAGCCGGCCGCCGCAGCAGCGCCCGTCGTCGACGAGGCTCCGGCCGAGGTCGAGGAGACCACCGAGGTCGCCGAGGCTCCCGTCGCCGACGAGACCACCGAGGTCGCCGCCGATGAGGCGCCGGCCGAAGAGGTCGAGGCCAAGTAG
- a CDS encoding DNA-directed RNA polymerase subunit alpha: protein MLIAQRPTLTEENISEFRSRFVIEPLEPGFGYTLGNSLRRTLLSSIPGAAVTSIRIDGVLHEFSTVPGVKEDVTEIILNIKNLVVSSEHDEPITAYLRKQGAGEVTAADISAPAGVEVHNPELVIATLNDSAKFELELTIERGRGYVSASQNRNEYSEAGQIPVDSIYSPVLKVTYRVEATRAGERTDFDRLVVDVESKPAITPRDAIASAGRTLTELFGLARELNTAAEGIEIGPAPVDAVLSSELSIPIEDLDLSVRSYNCLKREGINTVSELVALSESQLMNIRNFGQKSVDEVKDKLTEMGLSLKDSVPGFDGAHFYTGFDDES, encoded by the coding sequence GTGCTGATCGCACAGCGCCCGACGCTCACCGAAGAGAACATCTCGGAGTTCCGTTCGCGTTTCGTGATCGAGCCCCTCGAGCCGGGCTTCGGTTACACCCTGGGCAACTCGCTCCGTCGCACCCTCCTCTCCTCGATCCCCGGCGCAGCCGTGACGAGCATCCGCATCGACGGCGTGCTCCACGAGTTCTCGACGGTTCCCGGCGTGAAGGAGGATGTCACCGAAATCATCCTCAACATCAAGAACCTCGTCGTCTCGAGCGAGCACGACGAGCCGATCACCGCCTACCTGCGCAAGCAGGGTGCCGGTGAGGTCACCGCCGCCGACATCTCCGCTCCCGCGGGCGTCGAGGTGCACAACCCCGAGCTCGTCATCGCGACGCTCAACGACTCGGCCAAGTTCGAGCTCGAGCTCACGATCGAGCGTGGCCGCGGCTACGTCTCGGCCAGCCAGAACCGCAACGAGTACTCCGAGGCCGGCCAGATCCCGGTCGACTCGATCTACTCGCCCGTGCTGAAGGTCACCTACCGCGTCGAGGCCACCCGTGCCGGCGAGCGCACCGACTTCGACCGCCTCGTAGTCGACGTCGAGTCGAAGCCCGCCATCACGCCCCGCGACGCGATCGCCTCGGCCGGCCGCACCCTCACCGAGCTGTTCGGCCTCGCACGCGAGCTGAACACCGCGGCCGAGGGCATCGAGATCGGCCCCGCGCCGGTCGACGCCGTGCTCTCCAGCGAGCTCTCGATCCCGATCGAAGACCTCGACCTCTCGGTGCGCAGCTACAACTGCCTGAAGCGTGAGGGCATCAACACCGTGTCCGAGCTCGTCGCCCTGTCGGAGTCGCAGCTCATGAACATCCGCAACTTCGGTCAGAAGTCGGTGGATGAGGTCAAGGACAAGCTCACCGAGATGGGCCTGTCGCTCAAGGATTCGGTTCCCGGATTCGACGGCGCCCACTTCTACACGGGCTTCGACGACGAGTCCTGA
- the rpsK gene encoding 30S ribosomal protein S11 — protein sequence MAAPKAATRKPRKKEKKNIAVGQAHIKSTFNNTIVSITDTNGAVISWASSGGVGFKGSRKSTPFAAQLAAESAARQAQEHGMKKVDVFVKGPGSGRETAIRSLQAAGLEVGSINDVTPQAHNGCRPPKRRRV from the coding sequence ATGGCAGCACCCAAGGCGGCTACTCGCAAGCCGCGCAAGAAGGAAAAGAAGAACATCGCCGTGGGCCAGGCCCACATCAAGTCGACGTTCAACAACACGATCGTGTCGATCACCGACACGAACGGCGCCGTGATCAGCTGGGCATCGTCCGGCGGTGTCGGCTTCAAGGGCTCGCGCAAGTCGACCCCCTTCGCCGCACAGCTCGCCGCCGAGTCGGCCGCGCGCCAGGCGCAGGAGCACGGCATGAAGAAGGTCGACGTCTTCGTCAAGGGCCCCGGCTCGGGCCGTGAGACCGCGATCCGCTCGCTCCAGGCCGCCGGCCTCGAGGTCGGCAGCATCAACGACGTGACGCCCCAGGCTCACAACGGATGCCGCCCGCCCAAGCGTCGCCGCGTCTGA
- the rpsM gene encoding 30S ribosomal protein S13 — protein MARLAGVDIPREKRVEIALTYIYGVGRTRALTTLADTGIDGNIRVKDLSDEQLVALRDYIEGNFKVEGDLRREVAADIRRKVEIGSYEGMRHRRGLPVRGQRTKTNARTRKGPKRTVAGKKKPGRK, from the coding sequence ATGGCACGTCTGGCAGGAGTCGACATCCCGCGCGAGAAGCGCGTGGAGATCGCACTGACTTACATCTACGGCGTCGGCCGCACGCGAGCGCTCACCACGCTCGCCGACACCGGCATCGACGGAAACATCCGCGTCAAGGACCTCAGCGACGAGCAGCTCGTCGCCCTCCGCGACTACATCGAGGGCAACTTCAAGGTCGAGGGTGACCTCCGCCGTGAGGTCGCCGCCGACATCCGCCGCAAGGTCGAGATCGGATCGTACGAGGGCATGCGCCACCGTCGCGGTCTCCCGGTCCGCGGCCAGCGCACGAAGACCAACGCGCGTACCCGCAAGGGCCCCAAGCGCACCGTTGCCGGCAAGAAGAAGCCCGGCCGCAAGTAA
- the rpmJ gene encoding 50S ribosomal protein L36 produces the protein MKVNPSVKRICDKCKVIRRHGNVMVICENPRHKQRQG, from the coding sequence ATGAAGGTCAACCCCAGCGTCAAGCGCATCTGCGACAAGTGCAAGGTCATCCGCCGCCATGGCAACGTCATGGTGATCTGCGAGAACCCGCGCCACAAGCAGCGCCAGGGCTAA
- the infA gene encoding translation initiation factor IF-1: MAKKDGVIEIEGSVVEALPNAMFRVELTNGHKVLAHISGKMRQHYIRILPEDRVIVELSPYDLTRGRIVYRYK, translated from the coding sequence ATGGCCAAGAAAGACGGCGTCATCGAGATCGAAGGCTCGGTTGTCGAGGCGCTTCCGAACGCGATGTTCCGGGTGGAACTCACGAACGGGCACAAGGTCCTCGCGCACATCTCAGGAAAGATGCGCCAGCACTACATCCGCATTCTTCCCGAAGACCGCGTGATCGTAGAGCTGAGCCCGTACGACCTGACGCGCGGCCGAATCGTCTACCGCTACAAGTAA
- a CDS encoding mannitol-1-phosphate 5-dehydrogenase, translating to MKAVHFGAGNIGRGFVGLLLHDAGYEVVFADVNAELIDALDDSDEYTVHEVGAGAVDRVVRGYRAVNSATDAPWLLTELATADLVTTAVGPTILRFIAPHLVTALRERAADASPLAIMACENAINATDLLHDEIASLSSPDEWPTLAARAVFANAAVDRIVPAQAAGSGLDVTVETFFEWAIERAPFGDEPPAIPGAHFVADLAPYIERKLFTVNTGHAATAYFGFLAGHERISDALADPAVATAVERVLEETSRLIVDKHDFTAAEQSAYRATILERFRNPELPDTVERVGRQPLRKLGRHERFVGPAAELAERGEAVDGLLEAVGAALRFDLPADPESVELQELLATREPAAFVHEVTGIAAGHPLEPGLVTAVAEASAAE from the coding sequence GTGAAGGCCGTGCACTTCGGCGCCGGCAACATCGGGCGCGGCTTCGTCGGACTGCTGCTGCACGATGCGGGCTACGAGGTCGTGTTCGCCGACGTCAACGCCGAGCTCATCGACGCGCTCGACGACTCCGACGAGTACACGGTGCACGAGGTCGGGGCGGGTGCCGTCGACCGGGTCGTGCGCGGCTACCGCGCGGTGAACAGCGCGACGGATGCCCCGTGGCTCCTCACCGAGCTCGCGACGGCCGACCTCGTCACCACCGCGGTGGGGCCCACGATCCTGCGCTTCATCGCCCCGCATCTCGTCACGGCGCTCAGGGAGCGGGCGGCGGATGCCTCGCCGCTCGCGATCATGGCCTGCGAGAACGCGATCAACGCGACCGACCTGCTCCACGACGAGATCGCCTCGCTGTCGAGCCCCGACGAGTGGCCGACCCTTGCCGCGCGCGCGGTGTTCGCGAATGCCGCCGTCGACCGCATTGTGCCCGCGCAGGCGGCCGGCTCAGGCCTCGACGTCACCGTCGAGACCTTCTTCGAGTGGGCGATCGAACGGGCGCCGTTCGGCGACGAGCCGCCCGCGATCCCCGGCGCGCACTTCGTGGCGGATCTGGCGCCCTACATCGAGCGCAAGCTGTTCACGGTGAACACGGGGCACGCCGCCACCGCCTACTTCGGATTCCTCGCCGGGCACGAGCGCATCAGCGACGCGCTCGCCGACCCAGCGGTCGCCACAGCGGTCGAGCGCGTGCTCGAGGAGACGTCACGGCTCATCGTCGACAAGCACGACTTCACCGCGGCGGAGCAGTCCGCGTACCGCGCCACGATCCTCGAGCGGTTCCGGAACCCCGAGCTGCCCGACACCGTGGAGCGCGTCGGCCGGCAGCCGCTGCGCAAGCTCGGCCGACACGAACGATTCGTCGGCCCCGCGGCCGAGCTCGCCGAGCGCGGCGAGGCGGTCGACGGACTCCTCGAGGCGGTCGGCGCGGCACTCCGATTCGACCTGCCGGCCGATCCCGAGAGCGTCGAACTGCAGGAGCTCCTCGCGACCCGCGAGCCGGCGGCGTTCGTGCACGAGGTCACGGGCATCGCCGCGGGGCATCCGCTCGAGCCCGGGCTCGTGACGGCGGTCGCCGAGGCCAGCGCAGCAGAATGA
- a CDS encoding PTS sugar transporter subunit IIA: MAEEILPEGNVRLAARAASRDDAIREAGEVLVEVGAVDPAYLDSMLEREASVSTYMGNFLAIPHGTNEAKNHIRRSALSVIRYDEPVDWGGEEARFVVGIAGIENEHLEILSKIAIIFSDDEAVARLLAAGSAKELHTLLSEVNEP; encoded by the coding sequence ATGGCCGAAGAGATCCTGCCCGAGGGCAACGTGCGGCTGGCCGCACGCGCGGCGAGCCGCGATGACGCCATCCGCGAGGCGGGGGAGGTCCTCGTCGAGGTCGGCGCCGTCGACCCCGCCTACCTCGACTCGATGCTCGAGCGCGAGGCATCCGTGTCGACGTACATGGGCAACTTCCTCGCAATCCCGCACGGCACGAACGAGGCGAAGAACCACATCCGCCGCTCGGCGCTCTCGGTGATCCGCTACGACGAGCCGGTCGACTGGGGCGGCGAGGAGGCCCGCTTCGTCGTCGGCATCGCCGGCATCGAGAACGAGCACCTCGAGATCCTCTCGAAGATCGCGATCATCTTCTCCGACGACGAGGCGGTGGCGCGACTCCTCGCCGCAGGCTCCGCGAAGGAGCTCCACACCCTGCTCTCCGAGGTCAACGAGCCGTGA
- the ptsP gene encoding phosphoenolpyruvate--protein phosphotransferase has product MEIKGTGIGQGVAVGPVVRMAERLPEPVDRPSHLSPDREIERATASLSVVAAELASRGATAGGAAQDVLEAQAMMAEDPSVVDEITKRVEAGKTAERAVFEAFATYRDLLAGMGGYMGERAADLDDISQRVIAHLLKLPAPGVPNPGHPFVLVARDLAPADTATLDLGQVLGLITVDGGPTSHTAILAREKSIVAIVGAADASGLADGDTVIVDAERDLVIASPGTDEIADAKARIAERAARDTAPVTPGALADGTPVPLLANLGSADGAAEAIKLGAEGVGLFRTEFLFLDADRAPSVTDQQREYTRLLAAFAGRKVVARVLDAGADKPLSFLNDAPEENPALGLRGIRALRHSEVILREQLTALAAADAATDAELWVMAPMIATVEETRYFTELAKELGIRVAGVMVETPAAALIADRVLAACDFASIGTNDLTQYTMAADRLLGTVANLQSPWHPAVLKLMADVGRAGAELGKPVGICGEAAADPLLAVVLVGLGATSLSMSPSALADVRASLARYRPDDARAIARAALAAEGAAEAKHAAQAAASEIPTSRAAAS; this is encoded by the coding sequence ATGGAGATCAAGGGCACTGGCATCGGGCAAGGCGTCGCCGTCGGACCGGTGGTGAGGATGGCCGAGCGGCTGCCCGAACCCGTCGACCGGCCGAGCCACCTCTCGCCCGACCGAGAGATCGAGCGCGCCACGGCATCGCTCTCGGTCGTCGCCGCCGAGCTCGCGAGCCGCGGCGCAACAGCGGGCGGGGCCGCCCAGGACGTGCTCGAGGCGCAGGCCATGATGGCGGAGGACCCGAGCGTCGTCGACGAGATCACGAAGCGCGTCGAAGCCGGCAAGACCGCCGAGCGCGCCGTGTTCGAGGCATTCGCAACGTATCGCGACCTGCTCGCCGGCATGGGCGGGTACATGGGCGAGCGCGCTGCCGACCTCGACGACATCTCCCAGCGCGTCATCGCCCACCTGCTGAAGCTGCCCGCACCGGGCGTGCCGAACCCGGGCCATCCGTTCGTGCTCGTGGCCCGTGACCTCGCGCCAGCCGACACCGCGACGCTCGACCTCGGCCAGGTGCTCGGACTCATCACGGTCGACGGCGGGCCGACCTCGCACACGGCGATCCTCGCCCGCGAGAAGTCGATCGTCGCGATCGTCGGGGCAGCGGATGCCTCGGGCCTCGCCGACGGCGACACCGTCATCGTCGACGCGGAGCGCGACCTCGTGATCGCGTCGCCCGGCACCGACGAGATCGCCGACGCGAAGGCGCGGATCGCCGAGCGGGCGGCGCGCGACACCGCACCGGTCACGCCCGGGGCGCTCGCCGACGGCACGCCAGTGCCGCTGCTCGCGAACCTCGGCTCAGCCGACGGCGCAGCCGAGGCCATCAAGCTCGGCGCCGAGGGCGTCGGGCTCTTCCGCACCGAGTTCCTCTTCCTCGACGCCGATCGGGCGCCATCGGTCACCGACCAGCAGCGCGAGTACACCCGGCTCCTCGCCGCGTTCGCCGGCCGGAAGGTCGTCGCCCGGGTGCTCGACGCGGGCGCCGACAAGCCACTGTCGTTCCTGAACGACGCGCCCGAGGAGAACCCGGCACTCGGGCTCCGCGGCATCCGTGCCCTGCGTCATTCCGAGGTGATCCTCCGTGAGCAGCTCACCGCGCTCGCCGCAGCGGATGCCGCGACCGACGCCGAGCTGTGGGTCATGGCGCCCATGATCGCGACCGTCGAGGAGACGAGGTACTTCACGGAGCTCGCGAAGGAACTCGGCATCAGGGTCGCCGGGGTGATGGTGGAGACCCCCGCCGCCGCCCTCATCGCCGACCGCGTGCTCGCCGCCTGCGACTTCGCCTCGATCGGCACGAACGACCTCACCCAGTACACGATGGCCGCCGACCGGTTGCTCGGCACGGTCGCGAACCTGCAGAGCCCGTGGCATCCGGCGGTGCTCAAGCTCATGGCCGACGTCGGCCGTGCCGGAGCCGAGCTCGGCAAGCCCGTCGGCATCTGCGGCGAGGCCGCCGCCGACCCGCTGCTCGCGGTCGTGCTCGTCGGCCTCGGCGCCACCTCACTGTCGATGTCGCCATCGGCACTCGCAGACGTCCGCGCCTCCCTCGCGCGGTACCGCCCCGACGACGCACGCGCGATCGCCCGGGCAGCCCTGGCCGCTGAGGGAGCGGCCGAAGCCAAGCACGCGGCGCAAGCCGCCGCGTCTGAGATCCCCACGTCGCGGGCAGCCGCGTCGTAA
- a CDS encoding HPr family phosphocarrier protein has protein sequence MVQRTVRIGSTHGLHARPAKLFTQAVAASGAKVTISKSGGAPVNAASILAVISQGIDHGDEVTIVVDGDGDGDGSSDEAAVLDQLIELLSTDHDE, from the coding sequence ATGGTGCAACGCACAGTTCGAATCGGCTCGACGCACGGCCTGCACGCACGGCCTGCCAAGCTCTTCACCCAGGCCGTCGCCGCTTCGGGCGCCAAGGTCACGATCAGCAAGTCGGGCGGTGCTCCCGTCAACGCGGCGAGCATCCTCGCGGTCATCTCGCAGGGGATCGATCACGGCGACGAGGTCACGATCGTGGTCGACGGCGACGGCGACGGCGACGGCAGCTCCGACGAGGCAGCGGTGCTCGACCAGCTCATCGAGCTGCTCAGCACCGACCACGACGAGTAG
- a CDS encoding PTS sugar transporter subunit IIB → MRIIVVCGAGASSTFIAHRIRQAATARGMTVEARATSESRLVDSLDGADVLLVGAHLGDRIGLVREHAHAASVPVVILPESAAAAPDGATALDLALEFAGAGS, encoded by the coding sequence ATGCGCATCATCGTCGTGTGCGGCGCCGGCGCCTCCAGCACGTTCATCGCCCACCGCATCCGCCAGGCCGCCACCGCGCGCGGCATGACGGTCGAGGCGAGGGCGACGAGCGAGTCCCGGCTGGTCGACTCGCTCGACGGCGCCGACGTGCTGCTCGTCGGCGCCCACCTCGGCGACCGCATCGGTCTCGTGCGCGAACATGCCCACGCGGCATCCGTGCCCGTCGTGATCCTGCCCGAGAGCGCCGCCGCCGCGCCCGACGGCGCAACTGCCCTCGACCTGGCCCTCGAGTTCGCTGGGGCCGGATCATGA
- a CDS encoding BglG family transcription antiterminator, with translation MAENWERLVEVLADEQEWTTAGALADRLGVTARTIRSYVARANTDVTLVASGPAGYRLDRGVWAAHGVPSGRDASPAARAARLIRSLVDADEGLDVHESAAALFVSESTIEADLGRIRARLDGTGLSLARRGSLVELIGPESARRRLLGALFREESARGMATLDELRAAFPALPSFRDALVSRLSDAGYAPNEFALNDVLLHLVIALDRLAHDHPLDDAELSEASLGPADPGDLTELLDGLVREQFGRSLGRAELVHLARLLGTRAATRSASTDAAGPATSERAELVRTIVARAAAEYLVELDDDDFIERLALHVDNLVARAGEERYARNPLTATIKSAYPLIYDLAVYIANELQHSERILVNDDEIAYIAMHVGAHLDRRRAASERVRVAVVAPAYHDVHTALAERISTVFGAEVDLVALVDHVDVAWSSLPAELVISVIPPTAPVEHLVRVAPFPTDDDLDRVRVELARIRRARRRARLAAALSQYIAPELFIRGLRGLDREQAIRLLGERMIAQGVIDEAYVEGAIERERLSSTAFTEHLAVPHAMTMSARRTAIAIAIDEHPIDWDGARVNVVALIAFSEEGRAEFQDVFDQFVEAFSERENVQRLVRGATDYPGLLAELARLMEP, from the coding sequence GTGGCCGAGAACTGGGAGCGACTCGTCGAGGTGCTTGCCGACGAGCAGGAGTGGACGACCGCCGGTGCGCTGGCCGACCGGCTCGGCGTCACGGCCCGCACCATTCGCTCCTATGTCGCTCGTGCGAACACCGACGTGACGCTCGTCGCCTCGGGGCCGGCCGGATACCGGCTCGACCGTGGGGTCTGGGCCGCTCACGGCGTGCCGAGCGGGCGCGACGCCTCCCCCGCTGCGCGCGCGGCGCGGCTCATCCGTTCACTCGTCGATGCCGACGAGGGCCTCGACGTGCACGAGAGCGCCGCCGCCCTGTTCGTGAGCGAGTCGACCATCGAGGCGGATCTCGGGCGCATTCGCGCGCGCCTCGACGGAACGGGCCTCTCGCTTGCACGACGCGGCTCGCTCGTCGAGCTGATCGGTCCCGAATCCGCGAGGCGACGCCTGCTCGGCGCCCTGTTCCGTGAGGAGTCCGCGCGCGGCATGGCCACGCTCGACGAGCTCAGGGCGGCCTTCCCCGCGTTGCCGTCGTTCCGCGATGCCCTCGTGTCGAGACTCTCCGACGCGGGCTACGCGCCGAACGAGTTCGCGCTCAACGACGTGCTGCTGCACCTCGTGATCGCCCTCGACCGCCTCGCGCACGATCACCCGCTCGACGATGCCGAGCTGTCCGAGGCGTCACTCGGGCCTGCCGACCCGGGCGACCTCACCGAGCTGCTCGACGGGCTCGTCCGCGAGCAGTTCGGCCGGAGCCTCGGCCGGGCCGAGCTCGTGCACCTCGCGCGGCTCCTCGGCACGCGTGCCGCCACTCGCTCGGCTTCGACGGATGCCGCAGGGCCGGCGACGTCCGAGCGTGCCGAGCTCGTTCGCACGATCGTCGCGCGGGCCGCGGCCGAGTACCTCGTCGAGCTCGACGACGACGACTTCATCGAGCGGCTCGCCCTTCACGTCGACAACCTCGTGGCGCGAGCGGGCGAGGAGCGCTATGCGCGCAACCCGCTCACCGCCACGATCAAGTCGGCATACCCGCTCATCTACGACCTCGCCGTCTATATCGCGAATGAGCTGCAGCATTCCGAGCGCATCCTCGTGAACGACGACGAGATCGCGTACATCGCCATGCACGTGGGCGCTCACCTCGATCGTCGGCGCGCGGCATCCGAGCGCGTGCGCGTCGCCGTCGTGGCCCCGGCGTACCACGACGTGCACACGGCGCTCGCCGAGCGCATCAGCACGGTGTTCGGCGCGGAGGTCGACCTCGTGGCGCTCGTCGACCACGTCGACGTGGCGTGGTCTTCGCTGCCGGCCGAGCTCGTCATCTCGGTGATCCCGCCGACCGCGCCCGTCGAGCACCTCGTGCGCGTGGCCCCGTTCCCGACCGACGATGACCTCGACCGGGTGCGCGTCGAGCTGGCCCGCATCCGGCGGGCACGGCGTAGGGCCCGCCTCGCGGCGGCGCTCTCGCAGTACATCGCACCGGAACTGTTCATCCGGGGGCTCCGCGGTCTCGACCGCGAGCAGGCCATCCGGCTCCTCGGTGAGCGGATGATCGCGCAAGGCGTGATCGACGAGGCGTACGTCGAGGGTGCGATCGAACGTGAGCGGCTCTCGTCGACCGCCTTCACCGAGCATCTCGCCGTGCCGCACGCGATGACGATGTCGGCCCGCCGCACCGCGATCGCCATCGCGATCGACGAGCACCCGATCGACTGGGACGGCGCACGTGTGAACGTCGTCGCGCTCATCGCCTTCTCCGAAGAGGGACGCGCGGAGTTCCAGGACGTGTTCGACCAGTTCGTCGAGGCGTTCTCCGAGCGCGAGAACGTGCAGCGGCTCGTGAGAGGTGCGACCGACTATCCGGGCCTGCTCGCCGAGCTCGCGCGGCTCATGGAGCCGTGA